The Capricornis sumatraensis isolate serow.1 chromosome 20, serow.2, whole genome shotgun sequence genome contains the following window.
ctccaggagctcttcctgacccaggatcgaacctgagttgcctgcattggcaggcgtcaGGGAGgcccttcaattcagttcagtcactcagtcgtgtccaactctgtgagtccatggactgcagtacaccaggcgtctctgtccatcaccaactcccagagcttactcaaactcgtgtccattgagttgatgccatccaaccacctcatcctctgtggtccccttctccccccgccttcaatctttcaatcagcatcagggtcttttccaatgagtcagttctttgcatcaggtggccaaagtattggagtttcagcttcagcatcagtccttccaatgaatattcaggactgatttcctttaggatggactggttggatctccttgctgtccaagggactctcaagagtcttctccaacactgcagttcaaaagcatcaattctctgggactcagctttctttatagtcctactctcacatccatacatgactactggaaaaaccatagctttgactaggtggacctttgttggtgaagtaatgtctcggctttttaatattctgtctaggttggtcataacttttcttccaaggagcaagcgtcttttaatttcatggctgcagtcaacatctgcagtgattttggagtcccccaaaataaagtctgtcactatttccagtgtttccccattttccatgaactgatgggaccagatgccctgattttagttttctgaatgttgagttttaagccaactttttcactctcctctttcattaagaggctctttagttcttcttcactttctgccataagggtggtgtcatctgcatatctgaggttattgatatttctccctgcaatcttgattccagcttgtgcttcatccagtccagaatttctcatgatgtactctgcatagaatttaaataagcagggtgacaatatacagccttgacgtactcctttcccgatttggaaccagtctattgttccatgtccagttctaactgttacttcttgacctgcatacacatttctcaagaggcaggtcaggtggtctggtattcccatctctttaagaattttccatagtttgttgtgatccatacaaaggctttggcttagtcaataaagcagaagcccTTAGCTCCATCCAAATGAGAGGCTAGAGTTTGACCACTGCGGTAGGACTTCCTACCTGCTTGGAGGAACTCAGGCTCTTGGAAACTTGGGGGCGGGGCCTCTAAGTGGTGGGCGGTGCCGGAGGTCTCAGTGGGTGGGGCTATTGATCTCTACCTTTTTCCTCCCGCCATAGAGGTGGCCTACATTGGCACCCAGCACCCCCAGCACAAGGCCGCAGTGTTACTCTGCCTGACAGCGGGCAAGGCTGTGTTGTGCGAGAAGCCCATGGGTGTAAACGCTGCGGAAGTGCGCGAAATGGTTGCTGAGGCCCGATCCCGAGGCCTCTTCTTCATGGAGGTGAGGGTGGAGGGCCCTTCCAACGTCCCACGTTAGAGCTACTTGCCATGGCTAAACGTGGTTGTCAGTCGACAGTTTTGGAGGAACATAAGGGTGGATTGCCAAGAGTTAAGATGACCACAAAATGAACCAGGGTCCTTGCGTTTGTCGGGATGCCATTGAGCTATGTCAGGTAATCTACTAGCAACATGGTCTTAGATTGGGTGGATTTACAAAGTTAGAGATCCGAAGTACCAAGGAACCTCCTACCAAACCTCAATGTCAAATTGCCTTTGTTTTTACCCTTATCAGACTTGGCTACCTATAGGGGCCTTTGGCATCTTGCAAATTGCCAGTAATTAAAATGGCCACCAGCAGCAATGACTAACGCCAGAAGTTAAGATGGCCACCAAATGACACCATCACCCCAAGCTATTTTCATGTTAAGGAGTAGtagggttcttttttctttttggccacaccaagaggcatgtggaattttcctgaacagggatggaacctgtgcccccttcgGAAGCACTGCTggaccaccaccagggaagtctgagtattatggtttttaaacattttgctaTAGGTTCTGCCAGTAGTCACAATGCTCTTACTTCCCCATGTTCTATCTAGTTATCATATGCTCAGTATTGCTGAGCCTCCTAGTCTGCAAAGTTCTATGTGCCCAAGGAGTAGTCAAGATATCAGTGCCAAAATTCTGtgaatttattatttcttcatttttattggcACCTAATGTATACCAGATTCAATCTTAGGAACTGGGGATTCATAACATACAAGACAGAGGCTCAGTTTTCAAGGAGCTCAAGATCACTTTCGGTCATGGAAATGGGTAACCCCAATGTCCATGGGCATGGGCTTTTGTGGACATAAGATTGAGCAGTTTATGGAGCACAGACACCCTGTCCCAGCTTGGGTGATGATCAAGGAGGTTTCTTGTGGGTAGAGGCTGGCTTTTCGGAAAAGTAAACTGCATAGGTAAATAGGCCAGAGAGGAAAAACAGAGTTAAGGCTTAAAACAAGAATTGACAGATTTCATTTCATTAATATGAAATTTATCTTGGACAGGTCAAGATTTCTGGCTTTAGAGTCAGAGAACTCTAGACTCCAGTTGCCCAGTTCcaagctctgtgaccctgggcaaataaTTTGATTCaactgagccttagttttctgatttaaaaaatggacatAATGATAGCCATCAGGCAGAGATGTTGGGAGAACTCATTAGGCACTGCATGTACATATTGTCTTGCTCATAATATATACCCAATAAATGCAAGCTGATGTTAGGCAATGGGGAGCAACACAAGGGGCCTGGGCAGGGGTGAGACAGGGTCAGCTCTTAGAGAAGGAAAGATCCCTCTGGGCCATGTGGGGATGGGACTGGAGGGGAGAGACTGGGCGTGTTAGTTAGCCAGGACTGCTATAATAAAGTGCCACTAACGGACCAggcagaggaggcaatggcacctgactctagtacccttgcctggaaaatcccatggacggaggagcctggtaggctgcaatccatggggtcgctaagagtcagtcatgactaacgacttcactttcacttttcactttcacgcattggagaaggaaacggcaacccactccagtgttcttgcctggagaatcccaaggacgggggagcctggtaggctgcagtcaatggggtcacacagagtcagacacgactgatgcgacttagcagcagcagcagcaacggaccaggtgactaaaacaacagagatttattttccCATATTTCTGGGGAGTTCtttggtggcctagtggttaggattctgggctttcactacAGTGGCCTGGGTTTAAAACTGCGATCCTGCAAGCCTCATGgtgaagccccccaaaaaataataaaattttttagaagttaaaaataaagtttttttaaaataaacattttctcacACTCTGGAGGCTACagaagtcaaggtgtcagcagggctggctCCTCCTGAAGCCTCTCTCTCTTTGACTTGCAGATGGCAGCCTCCTCCCTGTGTCTACACATGGTCTTCCCTCTGGGCAGAGTTGTGTCCtaacttccttttcttttaaggacaccagtcctattgGATGAGGGCCCAccttaatgacctcattttaacttagttACCTCCTTAAAAAAACCCACCTccgggaacttccctggcagtcctgtgatcaagacaccatgcttccaatgtagggggcacgtgtttaatccctggtcaaggaaataagatcccacatgccacgagatgtggcaacacacacacacacacacacacacacacacacacacacactctccaaaTACGCTCACATTAGGAGGTTCTGGGGAGGGGTTGGGCCTCAACATGAATCTGGTGGGGAGACAATTCAGCCCGTAACATTGGGGGACTGGTGTAATGGTTCAGATGAGGAAGGACAAGGCCGGCCTTGGGGCTGCAGGACTGGAGAGGAGAGAAGGTGGCAGAGAGGGTCAGACTAGACACAGCTTGGGCACTGCCAGGCTGTGGAAGGAAGACAGGGGCCTTGATTGGGGAGCGGTGGGTACCCACTCAAGATTGAGTCCTTGAAGAGAGAAAAACTGGTTGGTTAACTTTTGGGTCCTGatcactttccttctcttcctgcatcCTGCTTTCTTCCCTCTGTGGTCTGCAGGCTATCTGGACCCGGTTCTTCCCTGCTGTAGAGGCTCTGAGGTCTGTCCTGGCCCAGGGAACTCTGGGGGACCTTCGGGTGGTTCGGGCAGAATTTGGGAAGAATCTCACCCACGTACACCGGGCCACAGACTGGGCCCAGGCGGGAGGTGGCTTGTTAGACCTTGGCATCTACTGCCTCCAGTTCATCTCCATGGTCTTCGGTGGGCAGAAGCCGGAGAAGATTTCAGCTGTGGGAAGGCGCCATGAAACAGGTATGGTCTATCCTGGACTTGGTTGGTTGGCTGGtcaagtcactaagttgtgtccaacttagCAAGCCCATGGACCGtaacatgccaggttcctctgtctatggagttttccaggcaaggaatactggagtggattgccatttccttcttcaggggatcttcccagaccaaggatcgaacctgcgtctcctgcattggcaggcgggttctttaccactgagccaccagggaatatccTGGACTAATAGGAGTGGCTCCTCTCTTACTGGGAGCAGTGAGCTGGGGATAAGTCTCCTCCGTGATGAGTATCAGGTTAGGCAGCTAGAGAAACTTCCCATATGAAGCCACCCAAGCTACCCCCAGCCTGGGCTCAGAGTTGAGAGTGTGAGTAGGGTCTGTGCTGGGACTTTGCTGTGTGATGTTGGCCAAGGGACACATTTCTGAGTCTTAATCAGTTACCAACTAGTTACCTAATTAGTTTTAATTAGGTAAAATATCAATAATACAGTTATCATAAGGAGTTAATGAAGTAACTTTTGAAGCAAATGGTAAGCAGTTATTGAATATAAAcaattattattttgtatatttgtctCGGTTAGCCTTTGCTACATAACGAACTACCCTAGAACTTAGTGACCTTAAAAAACAATCATTTATTAGCTTGTGATCCTGTGGGTTGGCAATTTGGGCTGGGCTCAGCTTGAGTGGTTCTTCTGCTGGTCTTAGTCATGTAGCTGCAGTTGGCTGGCTGGCCCACTGGAGCTGGATGCTCTAGGGTGGCCTCACTATGTCTTGCAGGTGTTGGTTATTCTGTGGGGAGCCTTGGTTCTCCTTCACATGGCCTCTCCTGCTGGCTAACTCAGGTTCATTCGTATGGTGGTCTCAGAGTTCCAGGTGGAGCAACAGGAAGGTGGACCTCAGCATGCAAACACTTTTCAGACCTTTGCTTCTACCATATTTGCCACTGTTCCATGGCCCAACATCAGCTCAGATTTCAGAGGTGGGCAAATAGACTTTACCTCTTGGTGGAAGAAGCTACTGCAAAGAGGCACTCACAGAGGAACAAGAGGAATTGCTGTAGCCATCTCTGCAAACCGCAGAAAGCAATGAATAGCCAGGAAAATAGTACATGAGATGAAGGTCACTCTTTAGAAAAACTGTCTCCGTCTACCATCTGGCCAGTTCCTAGGCTAAATAGTAGTTATAAAAGCAGATCCCGTTTATTAAGTGCTACCTTAATAGATATTAAGGTTATTATAGATTATAACTTTAGGGTTATTATAGATATGACCTTTCTGATGTATTAaagttgtccccattttacagattaggaaactgaagtACAGAGAGGGGTAGTGACttatccagggtcacacagcagaccTGGGATAAGAACTTGGGCTTAAAAGAGAGCTGAGTcaggggacttgcctggcagtccagcagttgggactctgcatttccactgcaggggctacaggtttgattcctggtcagataATTAGGCTCCCCCAGGCCCCCATGGTGGAACTAGGATCCCAAGTTCCAAAAAGAGAGAGGGCTGAGTCAGTAGACTCCTCCATCTGTGGCCTGCCTGATGTGGAACCAGGCTAGTACTTTACCtgctgtatttaatttttaactaatGCTTATATATCACTTATTATCATCTAAATAGTCTTCTAAGTACATTGTGCATTTTATAGCACTTAATGTAATACCTGAAATGGCCTTATGAAGCAAATTctcttattatccccatttcagagATCAGGTAACTGATTCTCACAAACGTATACAACAGgtatttacagagaaggaaactgaggcttagagaggtgaagtctctctctctttacttttttagcatattttctttatttatttaggttaCATCTTTACTGTGATATAACTCACATACCATACGATTTATTTATTGAAAGTATATAATTTTGtggctttagtatagtcacagaGTTGTGCATTTATCACtataatcaatttttaaattaatttttattgaagtatagttgattttatgggattttccaggtggcactagtggtaaagaacctgtctgccagtgcaggagacagggttcgacccctgggccaggaagagcccctgggggagggcatggcaatccactgcagtattcttgcctagagaatcccatggacagacaagccaggcagactacagtcacaaagagttggacacgatcaaagcaacttagcacacacatgcatgcctcATACAGCAAATGTAGCATGGacacacagttgatttacaatattgtgttagtttcaggtatatagcagtGATTCAGTTGTGCATATACTGTAGCCACTCtttgtagattcttttcccatataggttattgcagagtattgagtggagttccctgtgctatatagtaggttcatattagttatctattttatatagtgtgtatatgtcaatcccaatctctcccaatttatctctcctgCACTGTAAtcaattccagaatattttcattgctcaaaaaaacaacaaacctcaCCAATTTTCCCATGCCCCTGAGCCCTAACCAACCACAAATCTGCTTTCTGGTCCTACGGATTTGCCACatatcattcttgcctggaaaactccaaggacagaggagctcgtcacactacagtccacgggagtcacaaagtgtcagacatgactgagtacgtGGCTGAGTACATTCCATATGAATGGAATCCTGCAACATGtgacttttgtgtctggcttgtttCATTTGAtgtgttttcagggttcatccatgtggtaGGACATATCACTACTGCTGGCTTCAGTCTCTCTCATTGTCATACTAGAGATGagatctcaggacttccctggtggtccagtggctaagactctgcactcccagtgcagggggcccgggttcaatccctggtcaggaaactagattcccgTATGCTGCATCTAAaaatttcacatgctgcaacttaaaagagcccacacgctgcaactaagactcagagcaaccaaataaatacttaaaatttaagaaaacagaagataTCTTGCCCAAGGTTCTTCAGACGGGACTGTTTTGGGGTTGTGCTGGGGCTtcactgctgctcaggctttccctagttgcggtGATTGGCGGCTACTCGCTACttgcagtgtgtgggtttctTGTTGCGGTGGCTTCACTTGCGGAGCACTGGCTGTAGGACACACAAACTTCAGTAGCTTCAGCACgtaggttcagtagctgtggtgcatgggcctagTTGCATCACAGCTTGTGCtgttttcccagaccagggatcgaatctgcttctcctgcagtggcaggcagactctaccaatgagccaccagggaagcactcagGCAGGATGTGAGGCCAGGCTTGCCCTCGTCCTGTGCCTTCCCCCAGGTGTGGACGACACGGTCACTGTGATACTCCAGTACCCAGGAGGGGTCCACGGCAGCTTCACCTGCAGCATCTCTGCCCAGCTCGCCAACACGGTGTCCGTGAGTGGTACCAAGGGCATGGCCCAGGTGAGGCACGATTGGCTGAGCTGGGATGGGTCCAAGTACTGGGAACCAGGGCCCTTAGCAAGAGGAATAGGCCAGTCGTGGCTGTTGGAGCTGGATGGGGACTGAACTTGCCTCTTCCCACACCACTGATAAGAAATTCATCCTCAGCTACTAGGCCATGGGATGGAGTTTGAACCTCCAGGCTCCTTCCCGAGGGTGAACCCATTGGTCTGTCAGAAGTCCTTAGTCCTCTCTTGGGAGAAACCAGTTCTTAGTCACCACCCTCTGAGAGCAGCTACAACCTTTGGGATTGCACTCAGGACAGAATATGGGCATTATCAAATGGCAGCTTCATGGGACTTCCTGGAGCCATGTTGCTGGAAAGAAATCCTATTCTCAGCAGAAGAATTTGTACTCTGCCCCAAACTGGAACTGCAGAATCTGCCCCAGCTGTATCTCTGCATTTCCATTTTGACTTAGAGTTGGGTATGGGTATAATTTAGGCTTCCCCAGGGGCTAAAACAAAATGGATAAGCAGGTGATGGGTTGTCTCTGCTCCTCCTTGCAAAGGGGATTCCACAGAGGCAATGATAAACTGTCTTCAAGGCCTGAGCACAGGGTTACAGAAAGGTTTGTTCCTGGGGAAATGAACAGACAAGACAGTCTTGTACTGTGGCAACCATGATGCTAAAGAATAATCCTCCAGCAACCAGGGCAGGGCTAGGTTGGGTGGGGACCTAAACCTTCCTGAGGATGGCGGGTGATCAGTGCTTAACTGACAAGAGAGAGGCTCCTGAGCAGCCCTGTTGGTGAGGGCAGTGGGACCACCTCTTATCTCTTTTCTCAGCTCCTCGACCCCTGCTGGAGCCCAACAGAGCTGGTGGTGAAGGGGGAGCATAAGGAGTTCCCACTGCCTCCAGCCCCAGGAAAGGAGTTCAATTTTACAAATGGAATGGGCATGTGTTATGAGGCCCAGCATGTCCGGGAATGCCTGCAGAAAGGTAAGCATGTGGAGAACAGGGGTGGGAGGGTGAGAGGGTAGCAGGGCAAGACTGGTAGTGGAGGTGAGTGTCCTCTCTACTCCTCATCCACTCAAGCAACTGTTTAGAACTACAtctcccaggacctcctgtggCATCCTTATGTTAGAACCATGAATTATTGTGCCTCATGGGATTCTGGGAATTATAGTTTTTTTAGTCTGGGGATATGAGGAGGAGGGTGTCCCTAACTGCACTCTCCTCCAGGCCTGAAGGAAAGTCCTGTGATTCCGCTGGTGGAAAGTGAGCTCCTGGCTGACATCCTTGAGGAGGTGAGGAAGGCCATTGGAATCACCTTCCCCCAAGACAAATGCTGATGTATGCCCTGAACAAATAAACacatgctgggaattctttggctGTCCAGTGGTCAGGATTCGGCACTGTCACttctggggcctgggttcaatccctggtcagagaactaagctCCTGTAAGCCTCAGGGCATGGCAAAGTAAatacaaaagttaaataaaataaataataaagttgtGATTTCCACAGAGATCTTGGCAATGGTGGTTTGATAGGCACTGGAGAGAGCTCACCATCAAAGAGGTCACTAGAGCATAAATTGGTTGGAAGGATGAGAGTGGGGGAAGATGGGGTCAGGACCGTATTTCCCACAAGCTCCTGGAACAGACGTGTGGGAAGATCCACAGTTTGCCTGCCTCAGCCCATGTGACCTTGGCTGGGGAACAGTATATGGGTAGAAGGTGTCCCTAACTGCACCCTCCCTAGCCTCTCTCTTTGTCTCATCACCAGTAAATGGAGGATACCACACTAAACACCCtctggtgaggattaaatgggccCTAGCACACAGTAGATTCTCTGTAGATGTTAGCCAATGGCCCTTCACTTTGAGGTCAGGCCTCCAGAAGCTCCAGGCTCCCATTAAGGTATAGAGactcatgggacttccctggtggtccagtggccaagataccatgctcccaatgcaggggccctgggttcaatccctggtcagggaactagatcccaaatgctgcaactaagagttcatatgcagcaactaaagattttgcatgccacagtgaagatcaaagatctcaaGTTCCAAAACTAAGACACGGCACAGCCCAATAAACAAAtaggtaaaataataaaaacaaggggatttgctggtggtccaatggtaagACTacacctttcagtgcagggggtgtgggttcgatcctcaATTGTGGagctaagatccacatgcctcacagccaaaacaaacaaacaacaataaaaacataaaacagaagcaatattgcaataaatccagtaaagac
Protein-coding sequences here:
- the DHDH gene encoding trans-1,2-dihydrobenzene-1,2-diol dehydrogenase, with amino-acid sequence MALRWGIVSAGLISSDFTTMLRMLPRSEHQVVAVAARDLSRAKEFAKKHDIPKAYGSYEELAKDPDVEVAYIGTQHPQHKAAVLLCLTAGKAVLCEKPMGVNAAEVREMVAEARSRGLFFMEAIWTRFFPAVEALRSVLAQGTLGDLRVVRAEFGKNLTHVHRATDWAQAGGGLLDLGIYCLQFISMVFGGQKPEKISAVGRRHETGVDDTVTVILQYPGGVHGSFTCSISAQLANTVSVSGTKGMAQLLDPCWSPTELVVKGEHKEFPLPPAPGKEFNFTNGMGMCYEAQHVRECLQKGLKESPVIPLVESELLADILEEVRKAIGITFPQDKC